One genomic window of Magnolia sinica isolate HGM2019 chromosome 3, MsV1, whole genome shotgun sequence includes the following:
- the LOC131239591 gene encoding uncharacterized protein LOC131239591: MSCLTAMNSAHFLSKPTIGLNLYIDKFTLFFFAKTNDFYREHMNVVKWMNRRARPRDIERIHNDTFYKWFSDRVEQLRHERNEQVSEDLRWLARGPSMARRYKGFIVNGFRFHTKDREKKRKTQHSGVVVTAKTSSFASANDRNPIAGDVTYYGVLTDIIELEYCGTRKVVLFRCDWVDVRSQGRGVKKDGLGFTLVNLKRLCHTGQHLSDEPFVFASQAEQVFYVQDLIEKDWHVVVRTKPRDLFEMHGQESADDVDTFLGMSPCDDQCLEDPSDDTVSWERADVDGTTVVTYLPPTQSMVEEQIDDIELSDPIGDDILYNN; encoded by the exons ATGTCCTGTTTAACTGCTATGAACTCAGCCCATTTCTTGAGTAAGCCAACTATAGGACTTAATTTATACATAGATaaatttactctttttttttttgctaaaactAATGACTTTTACAGAGAACATATGAATGTTGTTAAGTGGATGAATCGTCGCGCACGGCCAAGGGACATAGAACGCATTCATAATGATACATTTTATAAATGGTTTAGTGATCGT GTTGAACAGTTGCGCCATGAAAGGAATGAGCAGGTTTCAGAAGACCTTAGATGGCTAGCTCGGGGTCCTAGTATGGCAAGAAGATATAAAGGTTTTATTGTAAACGGCTTCAGATTTCACACCAAAGATcgtgagaaaaaaagaaaaactcaacatAGTGGAGTTGTTGTGACTGCAAAGACATCAAGCTTTGCAAGTGCCAATGACAGAAATCCCATTGCAGGGGATGTAACATACTATGGTGTATTGACGGACATCATAGAACTGGAATATTGTGGTACTCGGAAGGTTGTATTATTTAGGTGTGATTGGGTTGATGTTCGATCTCAAGGCAGGGGTGTTAAGAAGGATGGGTTGGGGTTCACGCTTGTGAATTTGAAACGATTATGCCATACAGGTCAACATTTGTCTGATGAACCATTTGTGTTTGCATCTCAAGCTGAGCAGGTGTTTTACGTACAAGACCTCATCGAAAAGGATTGGCATGTTGTAGTGAGGACGAAACCTAGAGACTTATTTGAGATGCATGGGCAAGAGTCTGCAGATGATGTTGATACATTCTTAGGCATGTCACCCTGCGATGATCAATGTTTGGAGGACCCGAGTGATGACACTGTTAGCTGGGAAAGGGCAGATGTTGATGGTACAACAGTTGTCACATATTTACCACCCACCCAGTCGATGGTAGAAGAACAAATAGATGATATTGAGTTATCTGATCCCATTGGAGATGACATTTTGTACAATAATTGA
- the LOC131238816 gene encoding uncharacterized protein LOC131238816, producing MKRARSKRMTRLLISLMTGGINQPQLPETNVGPSQPQLPQPMAGPSQHQPSLATSGPVQPLLPESTAGPSHPQLPLPTAGLSKSLPQDPHQTIDSLEDTSSDLLFTKRSRGPTRCHQVWNMREGQRIFITTNNLGQPVNENVSKLTNFLGTIARNGDYAPLTYSNWRVVPNEKKDDMYELVMSKFQFDKEIKSWVLMSIGKKWRDWKCELKKFHYSPHDNDEARLADLNERVHMDQWNALIEFWNSEEGKARNKINTENRRKQRIGHAAGTKSFARIREEERNKRANGEDLTRVDMFLLTHRRKNGMPVDEASARAMEQLNERTSQQPEASHNSTARKDIFSEVMGDERHGRVRTYGLGPSSSDIWGTTSHSVQSQGMTSDAQKIDEQYEELHAEISSLRETMADRDAQISSLRETMADRDVQISSLRETMTTLMAAITNPSINLATLLGVSANPNLNQPSSSSSHLVPTPQRDLANKGNSTSCANVTQVLLKSIVRHGDTPYVDLANSYGTGKMSELESFLETNIEKFKTSPNEYWQEIRVVQAMHEVVIVFGSCLILLEFCDLVWKCATFD from the exons ATGAAACGTGCTCGTTCTAAACGCATGACTAGGCTACTGATAAGCCTTATGACTGGTGGCATCAATCAGCCTCAGCTACCCGAGACTAATGTGGGTCCCTCTCAGCCTCAGTTGCCCCAGCCTATGGCGGGTCCCTCCCAGCATCAGCCTTCCCTGGCTACATCGGGTCCAGTCCAGCCTTTGTTGCCCGAGTCTACAGCGGGTCCTTCTCATCCCCAGCTTCCCCTGCCTACGGCGGGTCTCTCCAAGAGTTTGCCTCAGGATCCACACCAGACAATTGATTCATTAGAGGATACTTCTAGTG atTTGTTGTTCACGAAGAGGAGTCGAGGCCCCACACGATGCCATCAAGTTTGGAACATGCGTGAAGGGCAACGCATTTTTATTACCACCAACAATCTAGGGCAGCCCGTTaatgaaaatgttagcaagctgACAAACTTTTTGGGGACAATAGCACGTAATGGGGATTACGCACCCCTTACATATTCTAATTGGAGGGTAGTGCCAAACGAGAAGAAGGATGATATGTACGAACTTGTCATG TCCAAGTTTCAGTTTGACAAAGAGATTAAATCTTGGGTGTTGATGTCGATTGGAAAAAAATGGAGGGACTGGAAGTGCGAACTGAAGAAATTCCACTACTCGCCTCATGATAATGATGAGGCACGGCTAGCAGACCTCAATGAGCGTGTCCATATGGATCAGTGGAATGCCCTCATTGAGTTTTGGAACTCTGAAGAGGGAAAG GCCCGTAATAAGATAAATACGGAAAATCGAAGAAAACAACGCATTGGCCACGCTGCAGGCACGAAGAGCTTTGCGCGAATACGTGAAGAAgag AGAAACAAGAGGGCCAATGGGGAGGATTTGACCCGTGTAGATATGTTCTTATTGACACATAGACGCAAGAATGGGATGCCTGTGGATGAGGCCTCAGCAAGAGcaatg GAACAATTAAATGAACGAACTTCGCAGCAGCCAGAGGCTTCACATAACAGCACTGCGAGGAAAGATATATTCTCGGAAGTCATGGGTGACGAACGACATGGCCGTGTCCGCACTTACGGGTTAGGTCCCTCTTCTTCTGATATATGGGGCACAACATCCCATAGTGTCCAGTCCCAAGGGATGACCTCCGATGCTCAGAAGATAGATGAACAATATGAGGAATTGCATGCTGAAATATCTTCCCTAAGAGAAACTATGGCTGATAGAGATGCTCAAATATCTTCACTAAGAGAAACTATGGCTGATAGAGATGTTCAAATATCTTCACTGAGAGAAACTATGACAACATTGATGGCTGCCATAACGAATCCAAGCATTAATCTAGCTACATTATTAGGTGTTTCAGCTAATCCCAACTTGAaccaaccctcctcatcatcaagccACTTGGTTCCAACCCCTCAG AGAGACTTGGCGAATAAGGGGAATTCTACAAGCTGCGCTAATGTGACTCAAGTTCTTCTTAAGAGTATTGTAAGGCATGGGGATACT CCTTACGTTGACTTGGCGAATAGCTATGGCACTGGGAAAATGTCAGAATTAGAGAGTTTTCTTGAGACGAACATAGAGAAGTTCAAAACT TCGCCAAATGAATATTGGCAAGAAATTAGAGTTGTTCAGGCAATGCATGAAGTGGTAATTGTCTTTGGGTCTTGCCTAATATTGCTTGAGTTTTGTGATTTGGTTTGGAAATGTGCAACATTTGATTAA